From one Tsukamurella tyrosinosolvens genomic stretch:
- a CDS encoding phage portal protein translates to MTEPTLAELDNALNVRLPQLNRLGKYYAGQQPLSFIAPEARKALGQRFDRYSVNLPRLAVTAIAERLRVQSFRTADGARDTALIAAWRRNDLDQLAPVAHREALAVGEAAVIVWADERGKARVSVESAEQVAVYRDAGSRETIAAIKRWVDKAPDGTDRQTRWVVYYPDRIVHLQGDGASITAAKTLKTVDNPLLAVNVVALTNADRPMDTFGVSEFEDLIPITDGINKLSTDLLTASEYGARPRRWATGLELEEKPVVDDEGNPVLDDDGEPVMEAVNPIGETDKLMINEDSAGKFGQLDGAALDGYENAVSVMLQQAMAVSGLPAHYVGVTTSVPSSAEAIRAAEAGLTAKAEAAQAKFGRAWEAVGRLIHAIEDGGEVDDYAPQIVWSDPATRSVAQEADATVKLHGASIISTAEARERLDIDNPDDTPAPPPADARVSDASKGRTPDATPPKGRVSPATPAAPKQGGDFNPMTAAF, encoded by the coding sequence ATGACCGAACCCACACTCGCCGAACTCGACAACGCACTGAATGTGCGACTGCCGCAGCTCAACCGGCTCGGCAAATACTATGCGGGACAACAGCCCTTGTCGTTCATCGCACCGGAGGCACGCAAGGCCCTCGGGCAGCGGTTCGACCGGTACTCGGTGAACCTGCCCCGCCTCGCCGTGACCGCGATCGCCGAACGCCTGCGGGTGCAGAGCTTCCGCACCGCCGACGGCGCCCGCGATACCGCCCTCATCGCGGCGTGGCGGCGCAACGACCTCGACCAGCTCGCCCCCGTCGCGCACCGGGAAGCCCTCGCCGTCGGTGAGGCTGCCGTCATCGTGTGGGCCGACGAGCGCGGCAAGGCCCGCGTGTCCGTCGAATCCGCCGAGCAGGTCGCCGTCTACCGCGACGCCGGCAGCCGCGAGACCATCGCCGCGATCAAGCGGTGGGTCGACAAGGCGCCCGACGGCACCGACCGGCAAACCCGTTGGGTGGTGTACTATCCGGACCGGATCGTGCACCTGCAGGGCGACGGCGCCTCGATCACCGCCGCGAAGACCCTCAAGACCGTGGACAATCCGTTGTTGGCGGTGAACGTGGTCGCGCTGACCAACGCGGACCGCCCGATGGACACCTTCGGAGTGAGCGAGTTCGAGGACCTCATCCCCATCACCGACGGCATCAACAAGCTCTCCACGGACCTGCTGACCGCCTCGGAGTACGGCGCGCGGCCCCGCAGGTGGGCGACCGGCCTCGAGCTCGAGGAGAAGCCCGTCGTCGACGACGAGGGGAACCCGGTCCTCGACGACGACGGGGAACCGGTCATGGAGGCCGTGAACCCGATCGGTGAGACCGACAAGCTGATGATCAATGAGGACTCCGCGGGCAAGTTCGGGCAGCTCGACGGCGCTGCACTCGATGGATACGAGAACGCGGTGTCCGTGATGCTGCAGCAGGCGATGGCGGTATCGGGTCTGCCGGCGCACTACGTCGGTGTCACCACCTCCGTGCCGTCCTCTGCGGAGGCGATCCGCGCCGCCGAGGCCGGTCTGACCGCCAAGGCGGAGGCAGCGCAGGCCAAGTTCGGCCGCGCGTGGGAGGCCGTCGGCCGTCTCATCCACGCGATCGAGGACGGTGGGGAGGTCGACGACTACGCCCCGCAGATCGTGTGGTCCGACCCCGCGACCCGCTCCGTCGCGCAGGAAGCCGACGCCACGGTCAAGCTCCACGGCGCCTCGATCATCTCCACCGCCGAGGCACGCGAACGCCTCGACATCGACAACCCCGACGACACCCCCGCACCACCACCCGCAGATGCCCGCGTTTCAGACGCGAGCAAGGGTCGCACCCCGGATGCGACCCCTCCCAAGGGTCGCGTTTCGCCCGCGACCCCCGCCGCCCCGAAACAGGGCGGCGACTTCAACCCAATGACCGCAGCATTCTAG